AAGACCATGCTACCCATCGGGTCAAGCGGTTAAATACGCCCGCAACGTCTCGGTGGTCGCGGTGATCGCGGTGATGTCGACATGCTCGTCGACCTTGTGCGCCAGGTTCGGGTCGCCCGGCCCGTAGTTCACCGCGGCGATGCCCAGCGCGGCGAAGCGGGACACATCGGTCCAGCCGTACTTGGCGCGCACCTGTCCCCCGGCCGCGGCGACCAGCGCCGCCGCAGCGGGATTTGCCAGCCCGGGCAGCGCGCCTGCGGCCGCGTCGGTGGTCTCGCAGGTCACGTCGAGGCCCGCGAGCACCTCGTGCACGTGCGCCACCGCCTGCTCGACGCTGCGGTCGGGAGCGAAGCGGAAGTTGATGGTCACCGAGGCGGTGTCGGGGATGACATTGCCGGCGATGCCACCGTCGATGCGCACCGCCGATAATCCCTCGCGGTACACGCAACCGTCGATGTCCACGCTGCGGGCCTGATACCGGGACAGCCTGTCGAGCACGGCGCCGAGTTTGTGGATGGCGTTGTCGCCCAGCCATGATCGTGCCGAGTGCGCGCGGGTGCCGGTGGCCGTCGCCACCACGCGGATGGTTCCCTGGCAGCCCGCTTCGATGAAACCGCCGGAGGGCTCGCCGAGGATCGCGACATCGGCGGCCAGCCATTCGGGCAGCTCGCGCTCGATGCGGCCCAGTCCGTTGGCGCTCGACTCGATCTCCTCGCAGTCGTACATGACCAGGGTCAGATCATGGGCGGGCTCGGCGATCGTCGCGGCGAGGTGCAGGAACACCGCGTCCCCGGATTTCATGTCCGAGGTGCCGCAGCCGTACATCAGGTCACCATCGCGACGGCTTGGCACGTTCTCGGCGGCGGGCACGGTGTCGGTGTGCCCGGCCAGCAGCACCCGGGAGCTGCGGCCCAGGTTGGTGCGGGCCAGCACCGCGTTCCCGGAGCGGATGACCTCGAAGTGCGGGGCCTGCGCCCGGAGCGCGGCTTCGATCTCGTCGGCGATGCGCAGCTCGTGGCGTGACTCACTGGGGATGTCCACCAGGGCAGCGGTCAGTGCGATCGGGTCGGCGCGCAGGTCTAGCCCCATGAGCATTGAGGCTAGTCCAGTAACGTAGGGCGACGTGACTGCCGCATCTGGCGTCGGCCTGGCCACCATCGCCGCCGACGGAACCGTACTGGACACCTGGTTTCCCGCCCCCGAGCTGACAGGCGACGGAAGCGCCGGCACGGTGCGCCTGTCGGTGGCCGAGTTGCCCGAGTCCCTCGGCGCGCTGACCGGCCCGGATGCCGATCGCGATGTCGAGGTCGTGGCGGTGCGCACCAGCATCGCCGATCTGGACGACAAGCCCGTCGACACCTATGACGCCTATCTGCGACTGCACCTGCTCAGCCACCGGCTGACCAAGCCGCACGAGGCCAACCTCGACGGCATCTTCGGACTGCTGGCCAATGTGGTGTGGACCAACTTCGGCCCGGCCGCGGTCGAGGGCTTCGAATTGGTGCGCGCCAAGCTCCGCAGCCGCGGCGCGGTTGCCGTCTACGGGGTCGACAAGTTCCCGCGGATGGTCGACTACGTGCTGCCCGCCGGGGTGCGCATCGCCGACGCCGACCGCGTCCGCCTGGGTGCACACCTGGCCCCCGGGACCACCGTGATGCACGAGGGCTTCGTCAACTTCAACGCAGGCACGCTGGGCAACTCGATGGTCGAGGGACGTATCTCCGCCGGTGTGGTCGTCGACGATGGTTCCGATATCGGCGGCGGCGCCTCGATCATGGGCACGCTGTCCGGTGGCGGCAAAGAGGTCATCTCGATCGGCAAGCGCTGCCTGCTGGGCGCCAACGCCGGGGTGGGCATCTCGCTGGGCGACGATTGCGTCGTCGAGGCCGGACTCTATGTCACCGGCGGCACCAAGGTCACCACCGGCGACGGCCAGACCATCAAGGCTAAGGAGCTGTCCGGGTCGAATAACCTGCTGTTCCGCCGCAACTCGGTGTCCGGCGCGGTGGAGGTCGTCAAGCGCGACGGCACCGGCATCACGCTCAACGAGGCGCTGCACGCCAACTAGTTAGTCCCGCGAGCAGACGTAAAACTGTCGATTTCGCTCTGAAATCTGCAGTTTTACGTCTGCTCGCCGGGGATCAGAGGATGCAGAACTCGTTGCCCTCCGGGTCGGCCAGCACGACCCAGCTCTGCTCGCCCTGACCGATGTCGACATGGGTGGCACCCAGCGCGAGCACTCGAGCCACCTCGGCCGCCTGATCGTCGGGCCGGAAGTCCAGGTGGATGCGGTTCTTGACCACCTTGTCGTCGTCGACCGCCAGGAACAGCCACTTCGGGCCCTGACCGGGTGGCGGGGTCAGCACCACATCACCGTCGGCATCGGTGTGCGCGGGCCAGTCCAGCACCCGCGCCCACCACCGGCCGAGCGCCTCAGGGTCATGGGCGTCGATGCAGATCTCGTCAAAGGTCAAAGACATGGGTCGACTCCCGCGTTCGCTCCGGTCCTCGCTCGTCCCTCGCTGCGATCCTCACTCACGCCCGTCTCCCACGACACCGGTCGACTCCCCCGTTCGCTCCGGTCCTCGCTCGTCCCTCGCTGCGATCCTCACTCACGCCCGTCTCCCACGACACCGGTCGACTCCCCCGTTCGCTCCGGTCCTCGCTCGTCCCTCGCTGCGATCCTCACTCA
This DNA window, taken from Mycolicibacterium neoaurum, encodes the following:
- a CDS encoding VOC family protein produces the protein MSLTFDEICIDAHDPEALGRWWARVLDWPAHTDADGDVVLTPPPGQGPKWLFLAVDDDKVVKNRIHLDFRPDDQAAEVARVLALGATHVDIGQGEQSWVVLADPEGNEFCIL
- the dapE gene encoding succinyl-diaminopimelate desuccinylase, which codes for MGLDLRADPIALTAALVDIPSESRHELRIADEIEAALRAQAPHFEVIRSGNAVLARTNLGRSSRVLLAGHTDTVPAAENVPSRRDGDLMYGCGTSDMKSGDAVFLHLAATIAEPAHDLTLVMYDCEEIESSANGLGRIERELPEWLAADVAILGEPSGGFIEAGCQGTIRVVATATGTRAHSARSWLGDNAIHKLGAVLDRLSRYQARSVDIDGCVYREGLSAVRIDGGIAGNVIPDTASVTINFRFAPDRSVEQAVAHVHEVLAGLDVTCETTDAAAGALPGLANPAAAALVAAAGGQVRAKYGWTDVSRFAALGIAAVNYGPGDPNLAHKVDEHVDITAITATTETLRAYLTA
- the dapD gene encoding 2,3,4,5-tetrahydropyridine-2,6-dicarboxylate N-succinyltransferase is translated as MTAASGVGLATIAADGTVLDTWFPAPELTGDGSAGTVRLSVAELPESLGALTGPDADRDVEVVAVRTSIADLDDKPVDTYDAYLRLHLLSHRLTKPHEANLDGIFGLLANVVWTNFGPAAVEGFELVRAKLRSRGAVAVYGVDKFPRMVDYVLPAGVRIADADRVRLGAHLAPGTTVMHEGFVNFNAGTLGNSMVEGRISAGVVVDDGSDIGGGASIMGTLSGGGKEVISIGKRCLLGANAGVGISLGDDCVVEAGLYVTGGTKVTTGDGQTIKAKELSGSNNLLFRRNSVSGAVEVVKRDGTGITLNEALHAN